In Rhodamnia argentea isolate NSW1041297 chromosome 1, ASM2092103v1, whole genome shotgun sequence, the genomic window ATTGTTAAATGAGTTAGTTATGTTCAACTATTGGATCATAAATAAGCTTATACATAATATGAATATTAAATGGAATAGAAACagatttacaacttacttagattGCTTCTGTGACCTttatgactatttttttttttgtcattttctctcGTATACACTTGCTCTCGCGCCCACTCGCTCTACACCATCACCTCAATTTGGATATGTATTTTCCTAGATTAAGTTACATATGAAAGTGCTTTAAACTTATAGGTCGGGTCGGCTACATGTTACTGAATTTGCATTACATGTACATGGATCAAAATATGTTAAGTGGATCTTTTTAGATCGGACTATTTTTGACCCGACCTACCCATTTGGTGGGTCTAGTCATACTCCGTTAATTTGAATGGTTTGGAAGAAGTTTCTCCGAATCAGAGATAGAGGATAACATGTCCCTTCTTCATCAAGGTAAGTAAACGACGCTCCCATCTAACTTACTATCGGATTATTTTTGACCCCGACCTACCGTTTGGCGGGTCTAGTGATACTCCGTTAATTTGATTGGTTTGGAAGAAGTTTCTCCGGATCAGAGATGGAGGATAACATGTCCCTTCTTTATCAAGGTAAGTAAACGACCCTCCCATTTAACTGACTAAAGGACCGCAACATAAACTCTCTCGGATTTGGCCGCGAATGCCAAAAGGGAAGACGCGAGAAGaagtaaagaaaaggaaaacaatcccGCTTTCTCAAAAGAACGAAAGAGATTCTCAAAAGATGTAGCCACCTGGTTGGGAAGTAGGATTCCTCTGCTCAGGTAAGAACACAGCAAAGATAAGGACTCCAGCTCGGCTCATGCCTGGTTCTTGCGGCAGGGGAGAGGAATAAGATAGAAACTTAAAAATCCTCCCAAAAGATTCAATCATGGAAGAAGCTTGGGGGGGACCAAAAGCGAGTCCTGTCTCATCTCTCACCTTTTGGTGCTTGTGCGTTACTTGAGTTAGGGATGGCCCATGTTCCGGTTGCAGTAGCTGTGGATTCTCTCAGCTATGGGATCGGTTTGCTTCTCGGCGGGGTCATTGACCCCTGAAAAGGACATGGAAGAAGAATCGGCAAGTCTCCGTTCCACCAGAGAGTGAAGCATCAAATGTCACTAAACTTGACCAAGTCAGTGAATTGTTGAGAGGCAGTGTGAATTGCGTTGGAGACGTTTATATCGGAGAATTAATGCGGTGaaacagttaatatattcaagttgatCTATAAATCAATAGATTATGGCATAAATTTTTGAGTAAAAATGAGTTCAATTGAATATGATGATAGAGTCGGACTTGGGTTGCCTCTTGTCTATCTACCTGTTGAAGGTACTAAACTTCGGCTTGTGCTCCTAACAAATTACATTAGAGCCAATGGTTAGTGACCAATGCGGTTTTCGGGCGGCAGGCATTGTGATGACAGACTTCATAACATTAAGCGgttaatatattataattgatctataattcattgattttgagATAAGATAGAtctaattggatatgttgatggatTCGGGTTTGAGTTCTCTGTTGACAATCTCTTTTGTGTGAATGTGCCGAATTTTTGCTGCTCGCTCATAACATGAATCTATATTCATCTCATACCAAACGGTGCTCCCTATGCCCAAAAGAATGACTACACTTCTAGTTCTGATAATCCCCACGACTGATATTTGTAGTCTTGCgtgaaaaatgaagtaaaacgAGAAGTTCTCGAACAGATGGACGTCTACAGACCACGAGGAACTCCAAATAAAGTTGCATAATTATCTGAatcgacaaagaagaagaaaaagaaaaaggcaatcGACAGATGCCATCTCGTGATCCTCTCGCACATAAGAATATGAGAAAGAACGCAAAGGGATAAAGGCTTGAAACGTAACACGCACGCATAGTCATTATCATAAAATTCCCCGAAAAAAGGGCCGAAAAATACATTCTCCCTAACCTTGGAAAATATCAGCCTGGGAGCATGTAGGGAAGGAAAACCATGACGAGGAGATCGAGAAAAGAAGTGATGGCGACAAGACGAGCTTTTAATGAGCTCCCTTCTCCGTTCAACTTGTCTTGGCCCCACCGCCTTGGCTCGATCTTTGGATGGGATGCAGCTGGAGTTTTGGTGTGGCCATTAATGAGCTCACATGTCTCCTCAGGCTCAAGAGCTCTATCTTTGGTTCCTCATGCTCCCGTCTTTGAAAATCTGGTCAACGTTGTAGAAACTGACATTGTTGTCTTGCTATGGTTCTCATACTCTAGGTGGGCCTTTTACAGTCGCCATGGAATCTGTATTGCTCCTAGGTCCTAGGATACGAACTGTGCCTGCATCTGCGATCACAGTTGGACAGAAGCTACTCATATTCCCTAGTTGAGGACCGAGTCGAATGGATCTGTTTCCATGTTCTTTCGGCACGTTGCGCAAAACCCGAACGAGAACGGAAGAGACCGGTGAAGTGCTCTTTGTCATCGCGACTGAACTTGGCGAGGGCCACGTTGCTTCGCTCGAATTTATGTCGGCAGTGGAGTGAGTTGGAGGGCGATAAGTGTAACGGGTGCTGTGCAGGGCTGATTTCAGGGGCGACAAGGACTCGGATCCCCCTCTCGCTTTCGCCGGTGCAATTTTCTGCATTGCAGATTCGAGTCCATTTATTTCTGGGCGTGTCAATGATTGAAGCATAACTGAGATGGCATCCTCCATTGATACCAGATCGTTGCTTATGGGGCTGTCTTGACTCTTGAGTGGGGAGGGGACCAAAACTTCTCTTGACCAACATCCATATACCCTCTTGTTGAGCTAGACATGTACAGAGAAGGAAAAACAATGTTTTGCCCTTCGTTTTAACTGTAAACCCTAGTTCCTAAatcttattattttctttcgtCATACGAGCCGGTTTCTGAGAGGGggttgcttctctctctctctctctctctctctctctctctccaagttctcctctctttttttgttacgACTCCCTCTTATTTTTCCTCTAAAATCGTCCTCTCGTATCCTAAGTgttgccaaaaaataaataaaaatggaatggGACACAATGACAAAAGCAAACTTGGAAACATAGCGAACACAAAATTAACGTGATTCAATTGGTGTGGCACACTACGTGAGGAGAGCAGCATgagatttcactataaatcAATCAACACAAATGAAATTATAACCACACTCAAAGTATTTGTATAAATACTTTCAGTGTTTACCAATCTTCAATTACACACAATAACTTTTTAGAGTGCGTTTGTTTGAGGGAAAACtttatgataaaggaaaatatttttcagaaaattattttattaggaaaatggttagttttcttttgtttgatgatatttaacagaaaatgttttctagtgtttggaaaatgatttcaatgtcaagcaaacaaaaacatcgagtttttaattttattatttttactttatatttattttatttacctttATCTTATTCTTTTACCTTCTTACTTCCCTAATCGTCGGGCCTCGACGACGGCCTGCGATCGGTCACACAAGGTCGAGCCTTGTCGGAGCTAGACCTCGGCTCGTGCTGGTTCCCGGCTATCGCCGAGGCTCGGCGACCAGCTAAGGAagatggcaaaagaaaaaaaaaagtaaaataaaaaaataaaaaggaaaataaaaaatactaaaaatttataataaaaaaaaacttttgagatTACTAGTTTTGGAAAGATTTTTCACCTCCTtagatttaagaatttatttttctaatttgatgCATGGATGTTTTTGTTAACTAGAAAGTATTTTACGTTGACCAATCATTTTCGACTAACCAAACGGGTAAAAGTTTGgaaaacactttcactcaaacaaacgcacCTTTAATCAAAAGTCGAATTCCAACTAATTGAACTCAATCCCTAATTTCTACAAGAAGCGAAAAGAGACATTTAGGAGTGAAAacgaaaattatccaaaaaattcataaacctattgtacgggggttaattcatttttaaacattttaatttgatcaatttatacttaaatcttttaacgatttCCCAATATAGTCATCCACCAATTTTAGCCTTAAAACGCTGACTTGGGTGCTGCCATTCCGACGAGGTCCGATTGGTGCTACCTGGGACAatttttgcaatattttttttgttattttgaattttttatttaattttctcccttttttcccAACTCTAGGTTGCCATCGTCCAGAGTCCTTGCTGGCGAGGGTCAAGGGCTGCGACCCTTCCCCGCAGCTGCCAAGGGTGTTGGCCCACAATTGGAAAAGaattataaaggaaaaataaaaaaataattgtaaaatttcatatgtttttaaaaatgtaacaaaattattcacatcaacaTCGTCTGCCGGTGTGCGGCGTAGAAGACCGATGTCCTCATCGCGATTGTTGCCCAAATTTTACCGGAAGGAATACACtgtcaaatcatcaaaatatttaggactgaattgattaaACTAAAAATTGAGAACTAAAATGGCCGCCGTACAATAaacttaaattttcttttttcaattatccGGGGCGAAAATTTTATATGTGAACATGACCCTTTAAAGCTCCGGACAAATTTATCCCCTTGTAAAACTTCTCACAAGCTTCTTGCATTAAGCCTTATCTGTACACACATAACCCTGTTTTGTTTTTGATAGTACGTCGCTTGTACATGAGAAGTTATTTGGCCTTCTTTTATATATGGCAATGATTTTATTAACGAGTATCCCATTGACACTTGCTAAACAACTAATGAAGATTTCACAATGCTTTTCTCGTATTatgtttaattaaaaattggaaaatcaaaatatttctaGTTCAAatcaatattaaaattttcaattttgctaattcattctTAAGCCTTTACGCGAGATTTCAATATGGTTATTATGGGGAAGGGAAAATTGGCAACTATATTGAAATTCCACGATAAGGCTTAAtactaaattatcaaaattaaaaagtttagaatttaattaacATCGATAttataggtttaaaattgatcggacaaTTTCCATCATTTTGTAGTGGTACGCCTTTGTCGGAATTGTGTCGAAGTGGGTCGATGAAGTAATCCCGAGTCGTCCCAatcctacatttttttttttttgggtccaattaGTCGGCAATTTTCAGCTGTAAATTTGTCAGGCGGGTCACTAAATTTGACATAGTAATTACTTATTAGAAGAAAATTAATTCACTGGGGCAGGAAGATTTTCTCAGGACCCCACGCGATCTTTTCTCATCAATGAATTGGAGGACCCATGTTTCATACGATCAATTTAAGGCCGCGATGGCGATTGAGATTCTCATAATAAACTTTTTTCCTCGAAGGACCACAAGTGTAGAATCTACGAAAATGAAAAGGGAGTCGacattgaaaacaaaaatgcaataggtcgCTGTATTGGCCTTTGTCCTGGTTTAAAAACTTGCATCTGAATATTCACCTTTATCCATAAGTGATTGTATcatataaaagggaaaaattgtaaaaaaaaaaatcctaaatatattatacTTTGGCCAATTAAGTCTGAGGGTGGGTTCAGTTCAGTTTTTCCAAAGCACATTAGAGCCTCAAAGCACATTGGGAAAAATGCAAGGCGTTTGACATCCATTTCAATGAGATTTGGGATAAAAGTTGGCCGCATTGGGAATGccgatttttttcttccaaaactatcattactttttctttcaaattccaattttgtccctcttttttattaaaaaataaattttttaaaaaagaaaatgaaacccCAAGCTATCGAAGCATCTAGGGGTTGTGCAACCCCCGACGGCCGTCAAGGGATGCGCGACCCAAGCAACCCTAGCAGGGGGTCACTTGATCCCAAGCCGCCATCGCCTAGCTATCGCTTGGGCTATGCAACCCGGGTGATAGCACCCTAAGGTAGCCCGACCCAGGCAACCATCGCCGGGGGTCGTCCGACCCCGGGCAACCTCGCTTGATGACTATCGATGCCGGATTTGGCTCGCCTGCAGCCACCAGCCTTTGCCCTTggcttgattttcctttttttattttaattataatttatttaaaaaaattgtacaaaagctaatttgtaatttttttttgccaaacaatAGTTAGCCCAAAATTGCCTTTCAAAGTACTTTTTACCAAacgatatttgcatttttttcaaagCCCCTTAGGCTAAATGTATTTGCACTCCTCTAACGCCAATTTgcaaagttgaaccaaacccacccttaaaccttttgacacttTGCCTATTAAGTTTTGGCAAATTTTAGCAAGAAATCGCTTATGTAGATGACGAACGTCCTAGGTGGCACGACCAATGCTTACGTTCATAATTTTTACGGtttctttagaaaatttttattttttcttccttttgtttctttatttattttcctttgtttctgcCAAGGCCGATGAGGGTGCCGGCCAACCCTTGCCGGTCACAGGCGAGGGTTGGCCAATCCTTACCTATTACGGGCGAGGGTCACGGCCTTGTGATGCCCTCGCCCCTATCTCATAAGGGTCTTAAAGCTCTCGCCTGCGGTGGGCGAGAGTCACGGCCCTCACCAGGTTTGGGCAAGCGCCGAGACCCTCTCTCACGATTGGcgagggctttgcggccctAGCCTAGTGACCGACGAGAGTTAGCCACCCCCCCGCGCCGAAGttgatagagaaaaaaaaagaaaaaaattaaaagttaaaattatgaacaattgaattttgtatatacatatattaGTACGAAAAATCggttttgattttcttctgtccactctttttaattatttctattttttatttaatttaatttaattttatttttgtagcaattccaaattccaaatttttattttaaaatttccttttttcttttccttttcccttcttcttcagctaGTTGCGGCAATCGGCCGCATGAGAGGCCAAGCCTCACCACAGGCCGACGAGCTCAAGCCCGGCCTCGCCAACCTTGCTCGCCTACGGCCGGTTGTTGGCCGTCACCGTGGTCAGCGACCAAccgaaaaagaagggaaaaataaaaaaattaaaaaaatgaatttccatttaaaaatataagtaataaaaaagaaacatataaagaaaataaaaagataattaaaaaaaaagagaatgagggaaaatgtttttcttttctccaagagtgaaattttttttcccatttttgaagctattttttctacaaaagaaatgttcatttttcataaaaaaaaatatcgaaaaatattttcttgaaagttggTTTTTACGAGAGCAACAGAACCTAAGAATAAAGTCATTCACCATCTATGTAAATTTTCGGGTTGGCCCAGTCCCAACTACCATAGATCGGGTCTCTCATTAAAATGGCCTTACCCGAGCTCGCCCAAAATGTTTCTGGGCCCATGTGGCTCTAATTAGATCTGGGCAGACCCACGGGCCATCAGGCCCACAATTAGGTCTATCTGCATTGTGTCGCAAGACAGTTGCTACGGCTGGGGAAGGGTAGTATGATCGTAGCTAGAGGGCAGGCGAAGTATGACGGTAGCCAGTCGTTCGACCGAGCCGATCTTAAACCAGTTCACTTTTCAGGCTCGTTCATTTTTAAGTTGGCTCTATTCCTAcctacgagagagagagagagagagagagagagagagagagatgtctgCATGAGAGAATTAGGGTCTGAGAGAAAGCGAAGAGGAACCGAGACCGTGGCGGTGGTACTCTAATCTCTAATTAATAATTAGGGTTTTCAAACCCGATCCGGTCCAAGTGGTCCGAGTGGGTGGTTCTACACTTGGAACTGGGAACCAAACTGGTGCTCATCGTTTCAGTCGGTTCCTAATCCGGTTCggttctttttgctcacccctagtaaaTACCAAAGAATCACCGCGTGCCGAGCCACGACACTCTTCAGGTGGTGCGAGGAGTTCATTTAACCCTTGCTAGATCGGGGGTGAGGGTCTCGCAACCCTTGCTGGCAGATGGAGGTGGTGCCCTCCCCCGCTCCAACGGCCGGTGAGGGTCCACGATCCTCAGCCTCTAATCTCTGGTAGATGTCGCGTGGTGCCCGACGGCATCGAAGCCTTGTCAACTTGTAAATGTAACGGCGCGGAGCAAAAGACGTGCGAGCGAAGACATACATGCTCTAACCGGACGAGAAATATCAGACGACCCCACCGTCGTGGGAAGTCAAAATGATAAGACGTGATTAGCTGTTAATCCGTTTTTGATTTGGTGACTTCCTCGTTTGTCATCAACAACGCCAATGACCCGAGGGCCGAGTATAATCGGCCACAACCTAGGCGACATATGCATGAGGACAACGTACGCACGCCGGTTCCAAAGCAAATTCTTCGACATCTCGAGCGGCGGCGGCTGGGCAAGTTCATTTGATTCGAAGAAACGCCGGCTCATCCCCTGACCCCCCTTCGTTAAAACTGTTAACCAGCATCGGTCAATCTGCCTAGCCGGAGCAACGAAAAATAATTGCTCTCCCCCGAACCGATCTGAGTAACGAGACTCGTTTGCCGTAGAAAAGACACTAGTTTAAGTAGTTTTGCTGAGAACGAAGGGCAACTTGATCGGCAGGTCGGAAAAAGGACGGTTCCGTTTGATTGTAAGGTTTTTCAGTAGCAAGAGATCTAATCTTATAATTAGATACTCAAATCGAAAAGAGTTAGTAATGTCATAAGAATGTCATTGTAGCAAAATCATATTTTCGCTAATTCTTTTACTATTTTGACCGGCGAAACTCAGATCTCACAAGCAACGGCTCCAGCGAGCTTACATTCGATCGGCGTCGTGCGGCCCTAATGTCACATCACTTGATGTGACATCCCTAGATTGACTCGTCTCATATCAAGTCTGGCGATTTTGTTCTTCGAGGTTAATGCCGGCGGGACGAAGCAGATTTAGCTGAGGAGGACAACGTTAATGAGAGCATAATGGAAGCTGCCTCCGAACGTTGTTTCTATCTTCATTCCGTCGAAGGTACAATACATCTTATTGTGACGAAACGGACCCCCAATCATAACCAAAAGGGACATATGTATAGAGGACAAGAGGATGGACATGTATAAGGTGCAGGACTTTGAATGAATCAATCAACCGGACTCCATTCACTGCTGCAACAGCAACCTGAAGCTGAACTCGTACGGCGTCACTTGCACCCTCTGCGACAGCGGCTCTCCCTTCTTCTCGAGGCACCGGACGGCTTCTCGGCGGAGCTCGTCCGGTAGCTGCAGGCACACCCAGTCCAGCAGCGACTCCATGTCCTTTGCGAAGTCGAGCAGATACCAGTCCAGGAGCTTTGGGATTATCAGCTTGTTGGTTCTCGATATGCCCACCGACGCTTGGAGATAGTCCCTCTTCGCCGCTTCCAGTTCGTCCTCGACATGACACGCGGTATAGACACGCACCTGACTCACAACAAAGTACCCGACATTTATATGTATCTAGTTCTAATTGATACTCAGGATTGAAACTAAGAAGCTCGACAAACTCAAACCAAATTGATTGGACATGCATATAAGGGGAGAGATCTGTTGATAATGCAGTTGAACTTACTGCGGGCGATGACCAGCTTCCGCAGGAGAGAGCGAATGTAACCAATGGCTCGGACCACTCCAACCCGAATGAGCGGCGTGCTTTCACATCCTCGTTCTTCGAAGCTTTCGGACATGTCTGAATAAACAATAATCCTAGTCAGATTCGAGGAATTTTTACAGATTCACAAACAAACCTCTTGAGACAATCTACGAAGGAAAGGTTCACGATTGCACTCACGAATTTTAAGTGGTAAGGCAGCCTCAAGATAAAATGCTCAATGGTTATCGCATTCATCAACTGACCCCCAACATCGATCGTCGCCTGAAGTGGAACACAGAACAAAaagttgctaatttagtccaatAAACTAAGTTGCACCAACATACTTCCTCATCACCTTAATATCTCCAAAGATGATTTTACATTGCCAATCAAAATCTGAAGATCTTGGAAATGCACACAGGTTGTGTTATGTACGCAGTGACTTCTATGACAGTGAATGAAAGTAGATCAAGTACTAGCGCATCGCGATGCGATACAGATTATGAATCTCACCTGTTGCATAAGTGCAACTACTGTTTCAGGAGTCTCTGGTATTCCATACTCTAAAAATGCCTGCACCATTGATCATATCAGTACCCTTTTGAGCAAAGTACTCAAAATTGCTTCATGAAATCGAGCAAGTGTGCGGACTTAGGAACGCCACAATAAGGAAAAGACTCACATTCATCATACAAGAATTGTAAGTGTTTATCCAGAATGCCAACTTCTGCTGATGAGTGAGCCTGTCTAAGTTGACAGACGCAAGCTTCCCAAGAAGAAACCTGAAATCAATTAATCGACAAAGTCAGGTCAACGACCCGGCTGCCTGCATGTCGAGTGAGAACCAGGAAGAGGAATAACTTACTTCAGCCTTTGGATCAGAAACAGAGCATTTGTTTTCCGATTAACATCAACTAAATAAGCATCAACCGCGCAGAGATGTCTATAAGGACCAACGTCCCTCTTCCCGAATTCTGGACATATTTCGTAAGGATCCCCGTACGCCAGTTCTCCATTTCTCCCTTCGAAGTTTGTCAATTGAGATGGCGAATTCGACGATCCAAAAGCTTTTGTTTTGGATGTGCTCATCCTTACAAAGATGCTAGACAAGCACCTAACAATGTCCTCTGATATCTTGTTTGGCGATTCATCCACTTGGGCTGCTCCATCTTGCGAAGAGCTAAAGAAATTTTGCTGTGCTTTCTCCTGATCTAGAAATCTGCTCTCTTGCTGTAGGATTATAACCCATAATCAGTATGGCTAAGTTCTTGAAAATATGAGCCCGAAGAAAGATGAAAACTTACAAATCATACCTGTGGTTTTGAAGATTCTAGCATCTTCTCTGCCtgttcgtgcttaattggactTTTCTTGATTGGTGTGGAATTCTTCGAAGTTTTCTTCTCGGGCGACACTTTGTCCTTCAAAGAATTCACGTGCAAGCAATTCTCCTTTCCTCGGACATCTTCCAAAATCGGCAGAGGAGGGCCGAACTTCTTCTGCGCTAGTTTCCCATTCACCACCCCGCTGGAACTATTCCCGGTCCGATCATGTGAAGACTCGGAAAACAAGAGCTTTCTGCTAGATGTGCTCCTGACGAGCACTGGTTGACGCCCGGGAACAGCTGC contains:
- the LOC115740191 gene encoding uncharacterized protein LOC115740191 isoform X3, which encodes MNSRVRTAPQTTKSPPNPDKKGRMQTPGSKVMGAEKPGTNRRRLNREKKLALLQDVDKLKKKLRHEENVHRALERAFTRPLGALPRLPPYLPPYTLELLAEVAVLEEEIVRLEEQVVNFRQGLYQEAVYISSKRNAEVSSDASDELPARRAKHERSKSMSQSDFSSLAAVPGRQPVLVRSTSSRKLLFSESSHDRTGNSSSGVVNGKLAQKKFGPPLPILEDVRGKENCLHVNSLKDKVSPEKKTSKNSTPIKKSPIKHEQAEKMLESSKPQQESRFLDQEKAQQNFFSSSQDGAAQVDESPNKISEDIVRCLSSIFVRMSTSKTKAFGSSNSPSQLTNFEGRNGELAYGDPYEICPEFGKRDVGPYRHLCAVDAYLVDVNRKTNALFLIQRLKFLLGKLASVNLDRLTHQQKLAFWINTYNSCMMNAFLEYGIPETPETVVALMQQATIDVGGQLMNAITIEHFILRLPYHLKFTCPKASKNEDVKARRSFGLEWSEPLVTFALSCGSWSSPAVRVYTACHVEDELEAAKRDYLQASVGISRTNKLIIPKLLDWYLLDFAKDMESLLDWVCLQLPDELRREAVRCLEKKGEPLSQRVQVTPYEFSFRLLLQQ
- the LOC115740191 gene encoding uncharacterized protein LOC115740191 isoform X4 — its product is MNSRVRTAPQTTKSPPNPDKGRMQTPGSKVMGAEKPGTNRRRLNREKKLALLQDVDKLKKKLRHEENVHRALERAFTRPLGALPRLPPYLPPYTLELLAEVAVLEEEIVRLEEQVVNFRQGLYQEAVYISSKRNAEVSSDASDELPARRAKHERSKSMSQSDFSSLAAVPGRQPVLVRSTSSRKLLFSESSHDRTGNSSSGVVNGKLAQKKFGPPLPILEDVRGKENCLHVNSLKDKVSPEKKTSKNSTPIKKSPIKHEQAEKMLESSKPQQESRFLDQEKAQQNFFSSSQDGAAQVDESPNKISEDIVRCLSSIFVRMSTSKTKAFGSSNSPSQLTNFEGRNGELAYGDPYEICPEFGKRDVGPYRHLCAVDAYLVDVNRKTNALFLIQRLKFLLGKLASVNLDRLTHQQKLAFWINTYNSCMMNAFLEYGIPETPETVVALMQQATIDVGGQLMNAITIEHFILRLPYHLKFTCPKASKNEDVKARRSFGLEWSEPLVTFALSCGSWSSPAVRVYTACHVEDELEAAKRDYLQASVGISRTNKLIIPKLLDWYLLDFAKDMESLLDWVCLQLPDELRREAVRCLEKKGEPLSQRVQVTPYEFSFRLLLQQ
- the LOC115740191 gene encoding uncharacterized protein LOC115740191 isoform X2, giving the protein MVYALEYNITDMVIRDSKQESEEKMNSRVRTAPQTTKSPPNPDKGRMQTPGSKVMGAEKPGTNRRRLNREKKLALLQDVDKLKKKLRHEENVHRALERAFTRPLGALPRLPPYLPPYTLELLAEVAVLEEEIVRLEEQVVNFRQGLYQEAVYISSKRNAEVSSDASDELPARRAKHERSKSMSQSDFSSLAAVPGRQPVLVRSTSSRKLLFSESSHDRTGNSSSGVVNGKLAQKKFGPPLPILEDVRGKENCLHVNSLKDKVSPEKKTSKNSTPIKKSPIKHEQAEKMLESSKPQQESRFLDQEKAQQNFFSSSQDGAAQVDESPNKISEDIVRCLSSIFVRMSTSKTKAFGSSNSPSQLTNFEGRNGELAYGDPYEICPEFGKRDVGPYRHLCAVDAYLVDVNRKTNALFLIQRLKFLLGKLASVNLDRLTHQQKLAFWINTYNSCMMNAFLEYGIPETPETVVALMQQATIDVGGQLMNAITIEHFILRLPYHLKFTCPKASKNEDVKARRSFGLEWSEPLVTFALSCGSWSSPAVRVYTACHVEDELEAAKRDYLQASVGISRTNKLIIPKLLDWYLLDFAKDMESLLDWVCLQLPDELRREAVRCLEKKGEPLSQRVQVTPYEFSFRLLLQQ
- the LOC115740191 gene encoding uncharacterized protein LOC115740191 isoform X1 produces the protein MVYALEYNITDMVIRDSKQESEEKMNSRVRTAPQTTKSPPNPDKKGRMQTPGSKVMGAEKPGTNRRRLNREKKLALLQDVDKLKKKLRHEENVHRALERAFTRPLGALPRLPPYLPPYTLELLAEVAVLEEEIVRLEEQVVNFRQGLYQEAVYISSKRNAEVSSDASDELPARRAKHERSKSMSQSDFSSLAAVPGRQPVLVRSTSSRKLLFSESSHDRTGNSSSGVVNGKLAQKKFGPPLPILEDVRGKENCLHVNSLKDKVSPEKKTSKNSTPIKKSPIKHEQAEKMLESSKPQQESRFLDQEKAQQNFFSSSQDGAAQVDESPNKISEDIVRCLSSIFVRMSTSKTKAFGSSNSPSQLTNFEGRNGELAYGDPYEICPEFGKRDVGPYRHLCAVDAYLVDVNRKTNALFLIQRLKFLLGKLASVNLDRLTHQQKLAFWINTYNSCMMNAFLEYGIPETPETVVALMQQATIDVGGQLMNAITIEHFILRLPYHLKFTCPKASKNEDVKARRSFGLEWSEPLVTFALSCGSWSSPAVRVYTACHVEDELEAAKRDYLQASVGISRTNKLIIPKLLDWYLLDFAKDMESLLDWVCLQLPDELRREAVRCLEKKGEPLSQRVQVTPYEFSFRLLLQQ